In Candidatus Sulfurimonas marisnigri, a single genomic region encodes these proteins:
- a CDS encoding SAM-dependent methyltransferase — protein MKFSEYMAEWLYGEYGYYTTYKNIGKSGDFYTAVSTSKFFGGTIAKHIISLVDEGFLSENGTVCEIGAHHGYFLADVIEFIYTLRPKLLSTLKFVIIERFDDLQEFQKSYFEESFGDVVSLTHYKSLSELECENAFFIANEIFDAFPCELYYKGKTARVDGHNIEFDEGNEWVKSKAEKYHKDRGEIAVGYEEFAKEMASTCNKFEFMTFDYGEMSARPDFSLRVYAKHEVIPFFNENIKRDELFAKSDITYDVTFAHVKDAYEDAGVEFVEIKAQMVALVDMGILELLEMLEANVEEKIYRQELEKAKMLILPNFLGERFKMVRFRKN, from the coding sequence ATGAAATTTAGTGAGTATATGGCCGAGTGGCTTTATGGAGAATATGGTTATTACACAACTTATAAAAATATAGGCAAAAGTGGTGATTTTTATACGGCAGTAAGTACAAGTAAATTTTTTGGTGGAACCATAGCTAAACACATCATTTCATTGGTTGATGAGGGCTTCTTATCTGAGAATGGCACAGTTTGTGAGATAGGGGCTCATCATGGCTACTTTTTAGCTGATGTAATAGAGTTTATTTATACTCTCAGACCAAAACTATTATCTACATTGAAATTTGTTATTATCGAGCGTTTTGATGACCTGCAGGAGTTTCAAAAGAGTTACTTTGAAGAGTCATTCGGAGATGTTGTTTCACTTACTCACTATAAATCTTTAAGTGAATTAGAGTGTGAAAATGCTTTTTTTATTGCAAATGAGATATTTGATGCTTTCCCTTGTGAGCTTTACTATAAAGGCAAAACTGCTAGAGTAGATGGACATAATATAGAGTTTGATGAAGGTAATGAGTGGGTAAAGTCTAAGGCTGAAAAATATCATAAAGACAGAGGTGAAATAGCAGTTGGTTATGAGGAGTTCGCTAAAGAGATGGCTTCTACATGTAACAAATTTGAATTTATGACATTTGACTATGGAGAGATGTCCGCACGACCAGATTTTTCACTTAGAGTTTACGCTAAACATGAAGTTATTCCATTTTTTAATGAAAATATAAAAAGAGATGAACTATTTGCAAAGTCAGATATAACTTATGATGTTACATTCGCACATGTTAAAGATGCTTACGAAGATGCTGGTGTAGAATTTGTAGAAATAAAAGCTCAAATGGTAGCACTAGTAGATATGGGTATTTTAGAGCTTCTAGAGATGTTAGAGGCAAACGTGGAAGAAAAAATATACAGACAAGAGTTGGAAAAAGCAAAAATGCTTATATTACCAAACTTTTTAGGCGAGCGTTTTAAAATGGTAAGGTTTAGAAAAAACTAA
- a CDS encoding type IV pilus twitching motility protein PilT, translated as MSEEKTIDIKKLLKSVLHFNSSDLHLVPGSEPQIRIDKALKPLNLPILTAKQVEEMAYSLIEDKQKKEFEENNELDFSFELDEIGRFRVNYYRTIEGIACAFRMIPIEIPPLEKFNNNPIFKELIKKEKGLILVTGPTGSGKSTTLASMLHEINITSNKHIITIEDPVEFVHKNIKSLFSQREVGENTKSFATALKYALRQDPDVILIGEMRDKETIGAALTAAETGHIVFGTLHTNSAPATVNRIIDVFDAAEQAQIRAQLSSSLIAVVSQSLMPRTGGGVIATQEVLITNPAIQNLIREDKVHQLYSQMQLNQNETKMTTQSDQLVDYLQKRLISKETAMASSNRPEELSKIIENL; from the coding sequence ATGAGTGAAGAAAAAACTATAGACATAAAGAAACTACTAAAAAGTGTTTTACACTTTAATTCTTCAGATTTACACCTCGTTCCAGGAAGTGAGCCTCAAATTAGAATAGACAAGGCATTAAAACCGCTGAATCTTCCAATTTTAACTGCAAAACAAGTGGAAGAGATGGCATACTCTCTTATTGAAGATAAGCAAAAGAAAGAGTTCGAAGAAAATAATGAACTTGACTTCTCTTTTGAGCTTGATGAGATTGGTCGTTTTCGTGTAAATTATTACCGTACTATTGAAGGTATTGCCTGTGCCTTTCGTATGATTCCAATAGAAATACCACCACTTGAAAAGTTTAATAATAACCCAATATTTAAAGAGTTGATAAAAAAAGAAAAAGGCCTTATTTTAGTAACAGGGCCAACAGGTAGCGGTAAATCAACTACATTAGCTTCAATGTTGCATGAGATAAATATAACATCAAACAAGCACATTATAACCATAGAAGACCCAGTTGAGTTTGTTCATAAAAACATAAAATCACTATTTTCTCAAAGAGAGGTTGGTGAAAACACAAAATCATTTGCAACTGCTCTGAAATATGCACTAAGACAAGATCCGGATGTAATATTAATCGGAGAGATGAGAGATAAAGAGACTATTGGAGCTGCACTAACAGCAGCTGAAACGGGTCACATAGTATTTGGGACGCTTCATACAAACTCTGCACCAGCAACAGTTAACCGTATTATTGATGTATTTGATGCAGCGGAGCAGGCACAGATAAGAGCACAGCTATCATCTTCACTAATTGCTGTAGTTTCTCAGTCTCTTATGCCGAGAACTGGCGGAGGCGTAATAGCTACACAGGAAGTTCTTATAACGAATCCAGCTATTCAAAATTTAATACGAGAAGACAAAGTTCACCAACTATACTCTCAAATGCAACTAAATCAGAATGAGACCAAAATGACTACTCAGTCTGATCAACTTGTGGATTATTTGCAAAAACGACTTATATCAAAAGAGACTGCTATGGCAAGTTCTAACAGACCTGAAGAGCTTAGTAAAATAATAGAAAATTTATAA